Proteins encoded in a region of the uncultured Flavobacterium sp. genome:
- the gyrA gene encoding DNA gyrase subunit A, protein MSEGEKLIPINIEDEMKSAYIDYSMSVIVSRALPDVRDGLKPVHRRVLYGMYDLGVTSRSAHKKSARIVGEVLGKYHPHGDTSVYDAMVRMAQEWSMRYLLVDGQGNFGSVDGDSPAAMRYTEARMRKISEDIMADIEKETVDFQLNFDDTLYEPKVMPTRVPTLLVNGATGIAVGMATNMPPHNLTEVINGTLAYLDNNDIEVDELMTHIKAPDFPTGGVIYGYEGVREAFKTGRGRIVMRAKVGFEEVDGRECIIVTEIPYQVNKAEMIKRTADLVNDKKIEGIANIRDESDRNGMRIVYILKRDATPNVVLNTLYKFTSLQSSFSVNNIALVKGRPQMLNLKDMIHYFIEHRHDVVVRRTRFELRKAEERAHILEGLIIASDNIDEVIAIIRGSKNTEEARDKLIERFNLSDIQARAIVEMRLRQLTGLEQDKLRAEFEELMKLIEHLKALLADVNLRTNLIKEELEEIREKYGDERRSTIEYSGGDVSIEDLIADENVVITISHAGYIKRTNLTEYKTQNRGGVGQKSAGTRDQDFLEHMFVATNHQYMMFFTQKGKCFWMRVYEIPEGSKTAKGRAIQNLVNIESDDKVKAFICTQDLKDKDYINSHNLVMVTKQGQVKKTSLEKYSKPRVNGVAAITIKDGDELLEAKLTNGESQIILAVKSGKLVRFEETKTRPMGRTASGVRGITLKDDTDEVIGMVTVDKENVNDTQILVVTENGYGKRTKLVDDDGEDVYRITNRGGKGVKTLNITEKTGKLISISNVTDADDLMIINKSGLTIRMAIEDLRVMGRATQGVRLINLKGKDSIAAVTKVMKDDVAEVIVDEDGNVIESAIERVKPDLEVLEDDGTVEDDDDDSEEEIEDEDDSEEEESEE, encoded by the coding sequence ATGTCTGAAGGAGAAAAGTTAATTCCTATTAACATAGAAGATGAAATGAAATCAGCTTACATCGATTATTCGATGTCAGTAATCGTATCGAGAGCGCTTCCTGATGTTAGAGATGGCTTGAAACCAGTGCATCGAAGAGTTCTTTACGGAATGTATGACTTAGGAGTAACCTCAAGATCTGCCCACAAAAAATCTGCGAGAATCGTAGGGGAGGTTCTTGGTAAGTATCACCCACACGGAGATACTTCTGTTTATGATGCAATGGTGCGTATGGCTCAGGAGTGGAGTATGCGATATTTATTAGTGGACGGTCAGGGTAACTTTGGTTCTGTTGATGGTGACAGTCCTGCAGCAATGCGTTATACTGAGGCCAGAATGCGTAAAATCTCTGAAGATATTATGGCAGATATCGAAAAAGAAACTGTTGATTTTCAACTAAACTTTGACGATACTTTATATGAGCCAAAAGTAATGCCAACAAGAGTTCCTACCTTATTAGTAAACGGAGCGACAGGTATTGCAGTTGGTATGGCTACAAATATGCCTCCACACAATTTAACTGAAGTTATCAACGGTACACTTGCGTATCTTGATAATAACGATATTGAAGTTGACGAATTAATGACACATATTAAAGCTCCGGATTTTCCAACCGGTGGTGTAATATATGGTTATGAAGGTGTTCGTGAAGCTTTTAAAACCGGTAGAGGACGTATTGTAATGCGTGCTAAAGTTGGTTTTGAAGAAGTAGATGGAAGAGAATGTATCATTGTTACTGAAATTCCATATCAGGTTAACAAGGCCGAAATGATTAAGCGTACGGCTGATTTAGTTAACGATAAAAAAATTGAAGGTATTGCGAATATTCGTGACGAGTCAGACAGAAACGGTATGCGTATCGTTTATATCCTGAAACGTGATGCTACGCCAAACGTAGTTTTGAATACCTTATATAAGTTTACATCATTACAATCATCTTTTAGTGTAAACAATATTGCATTAGTAAAAGGTCGCCCACAAATGTTGAATCTAAAAGATATGATTCACTATTTTATTGAGCACCGTCATGATGTAGTAGTTCGTAGAACTCGTTTTGAATTGCGTAAAGCTGAAGAAAGAGCACATATTTTAGAGGGTTTAATTATTGCATCTGATAATATCGATGAAGTAATCGCTATCATTAGAGGTTCTAAAAATACAGAAGAAGCTCGTGACAAATTAATCGAAAGATTTAATTTGTCAGACATTCAGGCTCGTGCTATTGTTGAGATGCGTTTGCGTCAGTTAACAGGTCTGGAACAAGATAAGTTAAGAGCTGAGTTTGAAGAATTAATGAAATTAATTGAGCACTTAAAAGCTTTATTAGCAGATGTTAATTTAAGAACGAACTTAATTAAAGAAGAACTTGAAGAAATTCGTGAGAAATACGGAGATGAGCGTCGTTCTACTATTGAATATTCTGGTGGAGATGTAAGTATCGAAGATTTAATTGCTGATGAAAATGTGGTTATTACAATTTCGCACGCAGGTTATATCAAACGTACAAACCTTACTGAATACAAAACTCAAAATAGAGGTGGAGTTGGACAAAAAAGCGCAGGAACAAGAGATCAGGATTTCCTTGAACACATGTTCGTTGCGACCAATCACCAATATATGATGTTCTTTACCCAAAAAGGAAAATGTTTCTGGATGCGTGTTTACGAAATTCCGGAAGGAAGTAAAACTGCAAAAGGTAGAGCAATTCAGAACCTGGTAAATATTGAAAGCGATGATAAAGTAAAAGCTTTTATTTGTACACAAGATTTAAAAGACAAAGATTATATTAACAGTCATAACCTTGTAATGGTAACAAAACAAGGACAAGTTAAGAAAACATCTTTAGAGAAATATTCTAAACCTAGAGTAAATGGTGTTGCTGCTATTACTATTAAAGATGGTGATGAGTTACTTGAAGCTAAATTAACCAACGGAGAAAGTCAAATTATCCTTGCAGTTAAGTCAGGTAAATTGGTTCGTTTTGAGGAAACTAAAACACGTCCGATGGGAAGAACAGCTTCCGGAGTTCGTGGAATTACCTTAAAAGACGATACTGATGAAGTAATTGGTATGGTTACTGTTGATAAAGAGAATGTAAACGATACACAGATTTTGGTTGTAACTGAAAACGGATACGGTAAACGTACTAAATTAGTTGATGACGATGGAGAGGATGTTTACAGAATCACAAACCGTGGAGGTAAAGGTGTAAAAACCCTTAATATCACGGAGAAAACAGGAAAATTAATTTCTATTAGTAATGTAACAGATGCTGATGATTTAATGATTATCAACAAATCAGGATTGACTATTAGAATGGCTATTGAAGATTTACGTGTAATGGGTCGTGCAACACAAGGTGTTCGATTGATTAACTTAAAAGGTAAAGATTCTATCGCGGCCGTAACAAAAGTTATGAAAGATGATGTTGCAGAAGTTATTGTTGATGAAGATGGTAATGTTATTGAATCTGCAATCGAAAGAGTTAAGCCGGACTTAGAAGTTCTTGAAGACGACGGAACTGTAGAGGACGACGACGATGATTCTGAAGAAGAAATAGAAGACGAAGATGACTCTGAAGAAGAAGAATCTGAGGAATAA
- a CDS encoding tetratricopeptide repeat protein, whose translation MKSKYVILASALLISVATFAQKDQIKNAEKALKSGDAQGAITILKDAQNLVVNAKDVEQAQYYFVQGNAYLELANKKVEEGKNLGLAAESYNKLIEVEKTSGKQKYSIQAAASITEIKGKLINAAIADTQANKSVEGAKKLYDAYLLDKKDTINLYYAASTAVNAQDFDTALPMYEELKKLNYSGKGTSYTALNKASGNEDGFTTAKERDLAVKLGTHEKPKTEAIPSKRGEIYKNLALILVQKGRTEEAKKAIADARKANPDDASLILSEANLYLETKDYDTYKKLVNLALEKDPNNADLVFNLGVISANAKNAADAEKYYLRAIEINPNYTNAYLNVAALKLEAEKPIIDEMNKLGTSAKDMKRYDVLKAQRESVFRGVIPYLKKANELDPKNEDVSKTLLGVYKALEMTAEAKALKATMN comes from the coding sequence ATGAAAAGTAAGTATGTAATACTAGCATCAGCATTATTGATTTCGGTAGCTACTTTTGCTCAGAAAGATCAAATTAAAAATGCTGAAAAAGCATTAAAAAGCGGTGATGCTCAAGGAGCAATTACAATATTGAAAGACGCTCAGAACTTGGTAGTAAATGCCAAAGATGTTGAACAAGCGCAATACTATTTTGTACAAGGAAATGCTTATTTAGAACTTGCAAACAAAAAAGTAGAAGAGGGTAAAAATTTGGGTCTTGCTGCTGAGAGCTATAACAAGTTAATAGAAGTTGAAAAAACGTCTGGAAAACAAAAGTATTCAATTCAGGCAGCAGCTTCAATTACTGAAATTAAAGGAAAGTTAATTAACGCTGCTATTGCTGATACACAAGCTAACAAAAGTGTAGAAGGTGCAAAAAAATTGTACGATGCTTATTTGTTAGATAAAAAAGATACAATCAACTTGTATTATGCAGCTTCAACAGCGGTAAATGCTCAGGATTTTGATACAGCTTTACCAATGTACGAAGAATTGAAAAAATTAAACTATTCAGGAAAAGGAACTTCTTATACTGCTTTGAACAAAGCTTCAGGTAATGAAGATGGTTTTACTACTGCAAAAGAAAGAGATTTAGCTGTAAAATTGGGAACTCACGAAAAACCAAAAACAGAAGCTATTCCTTCTAAAAGAGGAGAAATCTACAAAAATTTAGCTTTGATTTTAGTTCAAAAAGGACGTACTGAAGAAGCTAAAAAAGCTATCGCCGATGCAAGAAAAGCAAATCCGGATGATGCTTCTTTAATTTTATCAGAAGCTAATTTATATCTTGAAACTAAAGACTACGATACTTATAAAAAATTGGTGAACCTGGCTTTAGAAAAAGACCCAAACAATGCCGATTTAGTTTTTAACTTAGGAGTTATTAGTGCAAATGCTAAAAACGCTGCAGATGCTGAGAAATATTATTTGAGAGCGATCGAAATCAATCCAAACTATACAAATGCTTACCTTAACGTTGCAGCATTAAAATTAGAAGCTGAGAAGCCAATCATTGACGAAATGAATAAATTGGGTACTTCTGCTAAAGATATGAAGCGTTACGATGTATTAAAAGCACAAAGAGAAAGTGTTTTTAGAGGAGTAATTCCTTACCTTAAAAAAGCAAATGAATTAGATCCTAAAAACGAAGATGTTTCTAAAACATTATTAGGTGTTTACAAAGCTTTAGAAATGACTGCTGAAGCAAAAGCATTAAAAGCTACAATGAACTAA
- a CDS encoding OsmC family protein, producing the protein MKFTRKANATWKGTGMEGKGTISTQSTTLDNAQLSFKTRFADGVGTNPEELVAAAHSGCFTMQLSFLLNEAGFTADDLSTEATVTFEDGTITLIHLDLKGKVPSISAEEFEKTASKAKEICPISKLLNTTITLSVTLVS; encoded by the coding sequence ATGAAATTTACAAGAAAAGCAAATGCCACCTGGAAAGGAACCGGTATGGAAGGAAAAGGAACAATCAGTACTCAAAGTACCACATTAGATAACGCACAATTATCATTTAAGACAAGATTTGCAGACGGAGTTGGAACTAATCCTGAAGAACTTGTTGCTGCAGCTCATTCTGGCTGTTTTACGATGCAATTAAGCTTTTTACTTAACGAAGCTGGTTTTACTGCCGATGATTTATCTACAGAAGCGACAGTAACTTTTGAAGATGGAACTATAACTTTGATTCATTTGGACTTAAAAGGAAAAGTGCCTTCAATTTCTGCCGAAGAATTTGAAAAAACCGCTTCAAAAGCAAAAGAAATCTGTCCAATATCCAAGCTATTAAACACAACCATTACCTTATCAGTTACTTTAGTTAGCTAA